The following coding sequences are from one Melanotaenia boesemani isolate fMelBoe1 chromosome 19, fMelBoe1.pri, whole genome shotgun sequence window:
- the arpc3 gene encoding actin-related protein 2/3 complex subunit 3, with product MPAYHSNLMAPETRLVGNIALLPLKTQFKGPARGDGIDSDIIDEAIYYFKANVFFKNYEIKNEADRTLIYVTLYISECLKKLQKCSSRSQGEKEMYTLGITNFPIPGEPGFPLNAMYVKPANKQEEETMRAYLQQIRQETGLRLCDRVFDPQTDKPSKWWMCFVKKQFMNKSLSAPGQ from the exons ATGCCG gccTATCACTCAAATCTGATGGCCCCTGAAACCAGACTGGTTGGGAACATAGCGTTGCTCCCTCTCAAAACCCAGTTTAAAGGACCAGCCAGAGGAGACG GTATAGATTCTGATATAATTGACGAAGCTATCTATTACTTCAAGGCCAATGTCTTCTTTAAGAACTATGAAATAAAG AATGAGGCAGACAGGACGCTGATCTACGTCACACTTTACATTTCTGAATGCCTGAAGAAGCTACAGAAG TGCAGCTCCAGGAGCCAGGGAGAAAAGGAAATGTACACTCTGGGCATTACAAACTTTCCCATTCCAGGGGAACCTGGCTTCCCTCTTAATGCTATGTATGTTAAGCCTGcaaacaaacaggaagaag AGACAATGAGAGCATATCTGCAGCAGATCCGCCAGGAGACTGGCTTGAGACTCTGTGATCGTGTGTTTGACCCCCAAACTGACAAACCCAGCAAG tgGTGGATGTGCTTTGTCAAGAAACAGTTCATGAA
- the gpn3 gene encoding GPN-loop GTPase 3: MPRYAQIVMGPAGSGKSTYCSTMIQHFESLNRSVQVVNLDPAAEYFDYPVMADIRELIQVDDVMEDDSLRFGPNGGLVFCMEYFANNFDWLEESLGHTEDDYILFDCPGQIELYTHLPVMRQLVEQLQQWEFRVCGVFLVDSQFMVESFKFISGVMAALSAMVSLEIPQVNIMTKMDLLSPKAKKEIEKYLDPDMYSLMEDNSDTIRSTKFKKLTKAICDLIDDYSMVRFLPFDRTDEEGINIVLQHIDFSIQYGEDLEFKEPKEVDEEPANLNYDEIFQDKVSS, encoded by the exons ATGCCTCGTTATGCACAGATAGTGATGGGCCCGGCGGGTAGCGGTAAG AGTACCTACTGCTCCACTATGATCCAACATTTTGAAAGCCTAAACCGCTCAGTTCAGGTGGTGAATTTGGACCCTGCAGCTGAGTACTTTGACTACCCAGTGATGGCAG ACATCCGTGAACTCATCCAGGTGGATGATGTGATGGAGGACGATTCTCTGAGATTTGGTCCTAATGGAGGCCTTGTCTTCTGCATGGAGTACTTTGCCAACAACTTTGACTGGCTGGAGGAAAGCCTGGGTCACACTGAGGATGACTACATATTGTTTGACTGCCCAG gtCAGATTGAACTTTACACACACCTCCCTGTGATGAGGCAGCTGGTAGAGCAGCTCCAGCAGTGGGAGTTTCGAGTTTGTGGGGTCTTTTTGGTAGACTCACAATTCATGGTAGAGTCGTTTAAG TTTATCTCAGGAGTCATGGCTGCCCTGAGTGCCATGGTGTCTTTAGAAATTCCCCAAGTAAACATCATGACAAAAATGGACCTGCTTAGTCCCAAAGCCAAGAAGGAAATCGAAAA GTATCTGGATCCAGACATGTACTCATTGATGGAAGATAACTCTGATACCATTAGAagcacaaagtttaaaaaactaACCAAAGCCATTTGTGATCTG atAGATGACTACAGTATGGTAAGGTTTCTGCCTTTTGACCGTACAGATGAGGAAGGTATTAACATTGTACTGCAGCACATTGACTTCTCCATACAGTATGGAGAGGACCTGGAGTTCAAGGAACCTAAG GAGGTTGATGAAGAGCCAGCTAACCTAAATTATGATGAGATATTTCAGGATAAAGTCAGCAGCTGA
- the rnf170 gene encoding E3 ubiquitin-protein ligase RNF170 has product MDDTQCGDFLIQDEDTIIEGVSNQVLFVVVLSFTFLAGLLTLLCRQEEQNIHPENQEHVRAVRQQLQTEQDENPQAEARQQYYTDMSCPVCLQQAVLPVETNCGHLFCGSCIIAYWRYGTWLGAINCPICRQMVTLVFPLFHEHTSPQTVQDGEAQPQLILRDINDYNRRFSGQPRSLLDRLRDVPTLLRHAFREMFSVGGLFWMFRIRILLCLVGAITYLASPLDILPEALFGLLGFMDDFFVILLLFVYISIMYREVVTQRLNG; this is encoded by the exons ATGGATGATACTCAATGTGGGGACTTTTTGATCCAAGATGAGGACACGATTATTGAGGGTGTCAGCAACCAGGTCTTGTTTGTCGTGGTCCTTAGTTTCACCTTCTTAGCAGGCCTCCTCACTCTGCTCTGCAG acaggAGGAGCAGAACATCCATCCTGAGAATCAGGAACATGTTCGAGCCGTCCGACAACAGCTCCAGACTGAGCAG GATGAAAATCCTCAGGCTGAAGCCAGGCAGCAGTACTACACAGACATGTCTTGCCCCGTGTGTTTACAGCAGGCTGTGCTGCCTGTAGAAACCAATTGTGGACACCTTTTTTGTG GTTCCTGCATCATAGCTTACTGGAGATATGGCACCTGGCTGGGTGCTATCAACTGTCCAATCTGCAGACAGATG GTAACACTGGTTTTTCCACTATTTCATGAGCACACTTCTCCTCAGACGGTACAAGATGGTGAGGCACAACCTCAGCTTATATTAAGAGATATCAATGATTACAACCGGAGGTTTTCAGGCCAGCCAAGATCT TTATTGGACAGGCTGCGCGACGTACCTACTCTGCTTCGTCACGCCTTCAGGGAAATGTTTTCAGTGGGCGGCCTCTTCTGGATGTTCAGGATTCGAATTCTTCTCTGCCTGGTTGGCGCGATCACCTACCTGGCCTCGCCACTTGACATCCTCCCAGAGGCGCTATTTGGCCTCCTGGGTTTTATGGATGATTTCTTTGTAatccttcttttgtttgtgtacaTCTCCATCATGTACAGAGAGGTGGTCACGCAGAGACTGAACGGCTAA